The Pseudomonas sp. DG56-2 genome contains a region encoding:
- the hisI gene encoding phosphoribosyl-AMP cyclohydrolase codes for MKDWLDEINWNSDGLVPAIAQDHKTGRVLMMAWMNRESLALTAAEQRAIYWSRSRGKLWRKGEESGHVQKLHEMRLDCDADVIILMVEQLGHIACHTGRESCFYRVFEQGEWKIVDPVLKDPHAIYNAGH; via the coding sequence GACGAGATCAACTGGAACAGCGATGGCTTGGTACCGGCTATCGCCCAGGACCACAAGACCGGGCGCGTGCTGATGATGGCCTGGATGAATCGCGAGTCGCTTGCCCTGACCGCCGCCGAGCAGCGGGCCATCTACTGGTCCCGCTCGCGTGGCAAACTGTGGCGCAAGGGCGAAGAATCCGGCCACGTGCAAAAATTGCATGAAATGCGCCTGGACTGCGACGCCGACGTGATCATTCTGATGGTCGAGCAATTGGGGCATATCGCCTGCCATACCGGTCGCGAGAGCTGCTTCTACCGTGTCTTCGAGCAGGGTGAGTGGAAAATTGTCGATCCGGTCCTTAAAGATCCCCATGCCATCTACAACGCAGGACACTGA
- a CDS encoding phosphoribosyl-ATP diphosphatase, which produces MSDTLTRLAEVLEARKGAEPDSSYVASLYHKGLNKILEKLGEESIETIIAAKDAAHSGDYSDVIYETADLWFHSLVMLAQLGQHPQAVLDELDRRFGLSGHAEKAARQPSV; this is translated from the coding sequence ATGAGCGACACCCTGACCCGCCTGGCCGAAGTGCTGGAAGCGCGCAAAGGCGCCGAGCCGGACAGCTCCTACGTGGCAAGCCTCTACCACAAGGGCCTGAACAAGATTCTGGAAAAGCTCGGCGAAGAGTCGATCGAAACCATCATCGCTGCCAAGGACGCCGCCCATAGCGGTGATTACAGCGATGTCATCTACGAAACTGCCGATCTGTGGTTTCATAGCCTGGTGATGCTCGCTCAACTGGGCCAACACCCGCAGGCAGTGCTGGATGAGCTGGACCGTCGTTTTGGTCTGTCCGGGCACGCCGAGAAGGCAGCGCGACAGCCGTCGGTCTAA
- a CDS encoding twin-arginine translocase TatA/TatE family subunit has translation MGIFDWKHWIVLLVVVVLVFGTKKLKNFGSDLGESIKGFKKAMNEEETKPEEQPQAPVQPVQPQATSPLSQPQTIDGQAHKVEEPIRKD, from the coding sequence ATGGGTATTTTTGACTGGAAACACTGGATCGTCCTGCTGGTCGTCGTGGTACTGGTGTTCGGTACCAAAAAACTGAAAAACTTCGGCAGTGACCTGGGCGAATCGATCAAAGGCTTCAAGAAAGCCATGAACGAAGAAGAGACCAAGCCTGAAGAACAGCCTCAAGCGCCGGTACAACCTGTCCAGCCGCAAGCCACTTCACCGTTGAGCCAGCCGCAGACTATCGACGGCCAGGCGCACAAGGTCGAAGAGCCCATCAGGAAAGATTGA
- the tatB gene encoding Sec-independent protein translocase protein TatB, whose protein sequence is MFGISFSELLLVGLVALLVLGPERLPGAARTAGLWIGRLKRSFNSIKQEVEREIGADDIRRQLHNEHILSMEQEARKILNPQSVKPEPPATPVASSEVAATPAAAPTEAAPTAAATTEPTQPPRAP, encoded by the coding sequence ATGTTCGGGATCAGCTTCAGCGAACTGCTGCTCGTAGGCCTTGTGGCCCTGCTGGTGCTCGGCCCTGAGCGCTTGCCGGGTGCCGCGCGCACGGCCGGGCTGTGGATTGGCCGCCTCAAACGCAGTTTCAATTCCATCAAACAGGAAGTGGAGCGTGAAATCGGTGCCGACGATATTCGTCGCCAGTTGCACAACGAGCACATCCTCTCCATGGAGCAGGAAGCGCGCAAGATCCTCAACCCGCAGAGCGTAAAGCCTGAGCCACCGGCCACGCCGGTTGCCAGCAGCGAAGTCGCCGCAACGCCGGCTGCAGCGCCTACCGAGGCCGCCCCGACTGCCGCGGCCACTACCGAACCGACACAGCCACCGCGAGCCCCATGA
- the tatC gene encoding twin-arginine translocase subunit TatC: MSDIPENDQPMPLVSHLTELRTRLLRCVAAIFLIFAGLFSFAQQIYTLVSAPLREHLPANATMIATDVASPFLTPFKLTMIVSLFLAIPLILQQIWGFIAPGLYRHEKRIAIPLLISSIILFYAGMAFAYFLVFPLIFGFFASATPEGVSMMTDIASYLDFVMTLFFAFGVAFEIPVAVVLLVWIGVVDVKYLKKIRPYVIIGCFVVGMILTPPDIFSQTLLAVPMWLLFEIGVLFGGLIRKRSEHPDNAADDHNDQPPATQP; this comes from the coding sequence ATGAGCGATATTCCGGAAAACGACCAGCCAATGCCCCTGGTTTCGCACCTCACCGAGCTGCGTACACGTCTGCTGCGCTGCGTCGCGGCCATCTTCCTGATCTTCGCCGGGCTGTTTTCCTTCGCACAGCAGATCTACACCCTGGTCTCCGCCCCGCTGCGCGAGCACTTGCCGGCCAACGCGACGATGATTGCCACCGATGTGGCCTCGCCGTTCCTGACGCCGTTCAAGCTGACCATGATCGTCTCGCTGTTCCTGGCCATTCCGTTGATCCTCCAGCAAATCTGGGGGTTTATTGCGCCGGGCCTGTACCGCCACGAAAAACGCATCGCAATCCCGCTGCTGATCTCCAGCATAATTCTGTTCTACGCCGGAATGGCCTTTGCCTACTTCCTGGTGTTCCCGCTGATCTTCGGTTTCTTCGCCAGCGCCACCCCGGAAGGGGTGTCGATGATGACCGACATTGCCAGCTATCTAGACTTCGTAATGACCCTGTTCTTCGCCTTCGGCGTGGCCTTCGAGATCCCGGTAGCGGTGGTGCTGCTGGTGTGGATCGGCGTGGTCGATGTGAAGTACCTGAAGAAAATTCGCCCCTACGTGATCATCGGCTGCTTCGTGGTCGGAATGATCCTTACGCCACCGGATATCTTCTCGCAGACGCTACTGGCCGTGCCCATGTGGCTGCTGTTCGAAATCGGCGTGCTGTTCGGCGGTCTGATCCGCAAACGCAGCGAGCATCCCGATAACGCCGCTGACGATCATAACGACCAGCCACCAGCGACCCAGCCGTGA
- a CDS encoding 16S rRNA (uracil(1498)-N(3))-methyltransferase — translation MNLLLLEEADFIAADRVVLADRRFTHMQEIHRVAVGDSLRVGRIGGLMGEARVERLEGHQAELSVSFDRQPPAKLPLTLVLALPRPKMLRRVFQTVATMGVPTLILVNSYRVEKSFWQTPFLEPEAIREQLILGLEQTRDTILPEVVIEKRFKPFVEDRLPAIAQGTLGLVGHPGPFPPCPRGLDQPVTLAIGPEGGWIPYEIDLLGKAGLSPVQLGERILRVETAVTALLARLF, via the coding sequence GTGAACCTGCTGTTACTCGAAGAAGCCGATTTTATTGCGGCCGATCGCGTCGTCCTGGCTGATCGGCGCTTTACCCACATGCAGGAAATTCACCGCGTAGCGGTAGGTGACAGCCTGCGCGTCGGACGTATCGGCGGCCTGATGGGTGAAGCCCGAGTGGAGCGCCTGGAAGGCCACCAGGCCGAACTTTCAGTCAGCTTCGACCGCCAACCACCCGCCAAGCTTCCGTTGACTCTGGTGCTGGCCCTGCCACGCCCAAAGATGCTGCGCCGCGTGTTCCAGACCGTTGCCACCATGGGTGTGCCAACGCTGATTCTGGTTAACAGCTACCGGGTCGAAAAGAGCTTCTGGCAGACGCCGTTTCTCGAGCCCGAGGCCATCCGCGAACAACTGATCCTTGGCCTGGAGCAAACCCGCGACACCATCCTGCCCGAAGTGGTCATCGAGAAGCGCTTCAAGCCGTTCGTCGAAGACCGACTGCCCGCCATTGCCCAAGGCACACTTGGCCTGGTCGGCCACCCAGGACCTTTCCCTCCCTGCCCCCGCGGGCTAGACCAACCGGTGACGCTAGCCATTGGTCCTGAGGGCGGATGGATTCCCTACGAAATCGACCTGCTGGGCAAGGCCGGGCTTTCCCCGGTGCAGCTTGGCGAACGCATCCTGCGGGTAGAGACGGCCGTTACTGCCCTGCTCGCTCGTCTGTTCTGA
- a CDS encoding methyl-accepting chemotaxis protein, giving the protein MNEMAATVQEVARNAEEASEAALVADQQAREGDRVVAEAIAQIERLASEMNHSSDAMGKLQSESDKIGSVLDVIKSVAQQTNLLALNAAIEAARAGEAGRGFAVVADEVRSLAQRTQQSTEEIEALIAGLQSGTQQVASTMDASRNLTDSSVELTRRAGSSLETITRTVSSIQAMNQQIAAAAEQQSAVAEEINRSVMNVRDVSDQTSAASEETAASSVELARLGTHLQGLVGKFQL; this is encoded by the coding sequence ATGAACGAAATGGCCGCCACCGTCCAGGAAGTTGCGCGCAATGCCGAAGAAGCGTCCGAGGCAGCGCTGGTAGCCGACCAGCAGGCCCGTGAGGGTGATCGGGTGGTCGCCGAAGCCATTGCCCAGATCGAACGCCTGGCCAGCGAAATGAATCACTCCAGCGATGCCATGGGCAAGCTCCAGAGCGAAAGTGACAAGATTGGCAGCGTGCTGGATGTGATCAAGTCCGTTGCCCAGCAGACCAACCTGCTGGCGCTCAACGCGGCGATCGAAGCGGCCCGTGCTGGCGAAGCCGGCCGCGGCTTCGCCGTGGTCGCCGATGAAGTGCGCAGCCTGGCGCAACGCACCCAGCAGTCGACCGAAGAAATCGAAGCGCTGATCGCCGGTTTGCAAAGTGGCACTCAGCAGGTGGCGAGCACCATGGATGCCAGCCGCAACCTGACCGATAGCAGTGTCGAGCTGACACGGCGCGCCGGTTCCTCATTGGAGACCATCACGCGTACCGTATCCTCGATCCAGGCAATGAACCAGCAGATCGCCGCAGCAGCCGAGCAACAGAGTGCTGTAGCTGAAGAGATCAACCGCAGCGTCATGAACGTGCGCGATGTGTCAGACCAGACCTCCGCCGCCAGCGAAGAAACTGCAGCCTCCAGCGTCGAACTGGCGCGTCTGGGCACCCACCTGCAAGGCTTGGTTGGCAAATTCCAGCTCTAA
- a CDS encoding methyl-accepting chemotaxis protein, whose product MFGPVNRMLGNMSVRLKLTLAFALVLLLTLLITFSGWRAMEDAIDRSQKLVEIARLNDIGKDLRAERITFRVLNDLQSKTQVEQSLRSLQELLTAMQNRFESAENRQMIASKLQIVQRFSQGFEQLQQAVALRQDRQQAMQGTEQRLGELIDRLQDQVLETMRSEDQQSTQDRVLNLVETLSRHIEAVNQQSLVPAYTFDPLEGFSSVGQVAVEAAGKTLDQLTPLAQANGVQAEILAGTRSALGQYQDNLEQYRRAAIAVETVQVTLEQLGIELRNASRQLSDKQIEQRDNEAAQAHTALISQAALALLIGCLAAWVITLQITTPLKNTLALAERIAKGDLHLAERVQRRDEMGQLQNSMQAMTVSLRELIGGIDVGITQLSSAVEQLSAVSEQTKVRVVQQRDETDQVATAMNQMSATVHEVARNAEQASQAATAADQQAQLGDQVVGEAVVQIEQLAEQMDNSISAMHQLAGESQRIGSILDVIKSVSEQTNLLALNAAIEAARAGEAGRGFAVVADEVRGLAQRTQQSTEEIEQLIGSLHEGTDQVTRLLDSSKSLTHDSVELSRKAGDALSQITQTVSSIQGMNQQIATASEEQSAVAEEINRSVINVREVSDQTSAASEETAASSLELARLGRQLQTLVGRFSL is encoded by the coding sequence ATGTTCGGACCTGTGAATCGGATGCTAGGCAACATGAGCGTCAGGCTGAAGCTGACCCTGGCCTTCGCCTTGGTACTGCTACTGACACTATTGATAACATTCAGCGGCTGGCGCGCAATGGAGGACGCCATCGATCGCTCGCAGAAGCTAGTTGAAATTGCCCGACTCAATGATATTGGCAAGGACCTGCGGGCCGAACGTATCACTTTTCGAGTGCTTAACGACTTGCAGAGCAAGACGCAGGTCGAGCAGTCGCTGCGGTCATTACAGGAGCTACTCACGGCGATGCAGAATCGCTTTGAAAGCGCTGAAAATCGGCAGATGATCGCCAGCAAACTGCAGATCGTGCAGCGTTTCTCCCAAGGTTTCGAGCAGTTGCAGCAAGCGGTTGCCCTTCGCCAGGATCGGCAACAAGCCATGCAGGGCACGGAACAGCGCCTGGGCGAGTTAATCGACAGGCTGCAGGACCAAGTCCTGGAAACAATGCGTAGCGAAGACCAGCAAAGCACCCAGGACCGGGTACTGAATCTGGTCGAAACGCTTTCCCGACACATCGAAGCGGTCAATCAGCAAAGCCTGGTACCCGCCTACACCTTTGACCCGCTGGAAGGCTTTTCCAGTGTCGGTCAGGTCGCCGTCGAAGCTGCCGGCAAGACGCTCGACCAACTGACACCCTTGGCACAAGCAAATGGCGTTCAAGCTGAGATTTTGGCTGGCACTCGCTCGGCCCTTGGCCAGTATCAAGATAACCTGGAGCAATATCGCCGCGCCGCCATCGCAGTGGAGACCGTGCAGGTTACTCTGGAGCAGTTGGGTATCGAGCTTCGCAATGCCAGCCGTCAACTGAGTGACAAGCAGATAGAACAACGTGATAACGAAGCTGCCCAGGCGCATACGGCATTGATCAGCCAAGCTGCCCTGGCCCTGCTGATCGGGTGCCTGGCGGCCTGGGTGATTACCCTGCAAATCACTACACCGCTCAAAAACACCCTGGCACTGGCTGAGCGTATCGCCAAAGGTGACCTACACCTGGCCGAAAGAGTGCAGCGGCGCGATGAAATGGGCCAACTGCAAAACAGCATGCAGGCCATGACCGTGAGCCTGCGTGAACTGATCGGAGGTATCGACGTAGGCATCACCCAGCTGTCCAGCGCCGTCGAACAACTTTCAGCAGTAAGTGAGCAGACCAAGGTCAGAGTCGTGCAGCAACGAGACGAAACCGATCAGGTCGCCACCGCCATGAACCAGATGAGCGCCACGGTGCACGAGGTGGCCCGCAATGCCGAGCAAGCCTCCCAGGCAGCGACGGCCGCAGATCAACAAGCGCAGTTGGGCGATCAGGTAGTGGGTGAAGCGGTAGTGCAAATCGAGCAGTTGGCTGAGCAGATGGACAACTCGATCAGCGCCATGCACCAGCTGGCGGGCGAAAGTCAGCGGATCGGCAGCATTCTTGACGTGATCAAATCGGTTTCCGAACAGACCAACCTGCTGGCCTTGAACGCTGCCATCGAGGCAGCGCGCGCCGGAGAAGCGGGCCGCGGCTTTGCCGTGGTCGCTGACGAGGTTCGTGGACTGGCCCAACGAACCCAGCAATCAACCGAAGAAATCGAACAACTGATCGGCAGCCTGCATGAAGGTACTGATCAGGTCACCCGCCTGCTCGACAGCAGCAAAAGTCTGACTCACGATAGCGTCGAGCTGAGTCGCAAGGCCGGCGACGCCCTAAGCCAGATTACTCAGACGGTGTCGAGCATTCAGGGGATGAACCAGCAGATAGCCACCGCCAGTGAGGAGCAAAGTGCGGTAGCCGAAGAGATCAACCGCAGCGTGATAAACGTCAGGGAAGTGTCAGACCAGACCAGCGCTGCCAGCGAAGAGACCGCGGCGTCGAGTCTTGAACTGGCGCGGCTGGGGCGTCAGCTTCAAACGCTGGTAGGACGGTTCAGCCTGTAG
- a CDS encoding amino acid ABC transporter ATP-binding protein has product MIEVRDLVKVFDTRGQVVRAVDHVSTNVAKGEVLVVLGPSGSGKSTFLRCLNGLESFDEGTVAIDGLQLADPKTDVNAYRREVGMVFQHFNLFPHMTVLENLCLAQKVVRKRGKAEREAKARALLEKVGISQKANEYPSRLSGGQQQRVAIARALAMEPKVMLFDEPTSALDPEMVGEVLDVMKTLALEGMTMVCVTHEMGFAREVADRVLFFDHGKLLEDSPPEQFFTAPKDLRAQAFLRQVL; this is encoded by the coding sequence GTGATTGAAGTCCGAGATCTGGTAAAAGTCTTCGATACGCGCGGCCAGGTAGTGCGTGCGGTCGATCACGTCAGCACCAATGTGGCCAAGGGCGAGGTGCTGGTTGTACTTGGCCCATCGGGCTCGGGGAAGTCGACCTTCCTGCGCTGCCTCAATGGCCTGGAGTCGTTTGACGAAGGCACCGTGGCCATCGATGGGCTGCAACTGGCTGACCCGAAGACCGACGTCAACGCCTACCGGCGCGAAGTCGGCATGGTGTTCCAGCACTTCAACCTGTTCCCGCACATGACGGTGCTGGAAAACCTGTGCCTGGCGCAGAAAGTGGTGCGCAAGCGTGGCAAGGCGGAGCGTGAGGCAAAAGCTCGAGCGTTGCTGGAGAAGGTGGGGATCAGTCAGAAAGCCAATGAATACCCCTCGCGCTTGTCGGGTGGTCAGCAGCAACGGGTAGCGATTGCCCGTGCGCTGGCGATGGAGCCCAAGGTGATGTTGTTCGATGAGCCAACCTCGGCGCTTGACCCGGAAATGGTCGGTGAGGTGCTGGATGTCATGAAGACGTTGGCGCTCGAAGGCATGACCATGGTCTGCGTTACCCACGAGATGGGCTTTGCCCGGGAAGTGGCGGATCGGGTGCTGTTCTTCGACCACGGCAAACTGCTGGAAGACTCGCCACCCGAGCAGTTCTTCACCGCCCCCAAAGACCTGCGCGCCCAGGCGTTCCTGCGCCAGGTGCTCTAG